The stretch of DNA TGGTGCGGGTGAAATCCGTCAGCTCAGAGCCGGTCGCGCCTAATTATAGAGAAACCGCTTCCGTCTGGATTTCCGACAGCGGCTTAAAAGTGCGTCTGAACAACGGCCCGGGGGCTGGGGACGAAATGAAGAACGGCGGGAATAAAAAAAACGGCGCTCATGAAACAGGGAGCGCCGTAAAAAAGACAAAACCCAACGGATATCCGGATCGCGAGGAGGCCATTCAACGTTAAGGCGCGGCTACAGCCCCCACCCGCCGCTTACCGTAATATCCGCGCCGGTGATATATTCCGCTTCATCGCTCAACAGATACAACACGGCGCCGATCAGATCCGTGGCCAGCCCTAAACGCTTCATGGGCACCGCATGGATCTGGCGCTCGCGTACCTCGTCGGTCAGCGCGCTGCTCTCCATCAGACCGGGGGATACCATGTTGACTGTGACGCCCTGTGCCGCCACTTCCACGGCCAACGATCGGGTCAGTATCTGCACGCCGCTTTTGGCGATGGCGTACGCCGCCGCGCCGGTGTAGGCATGAATGCGATCCGCGTTGGCCACGCCGACGTTGATGATGCGGCCCCACTGCTGCTGCACCATCGTCGGCAACGCCGCCTTGCAGCCATAAAAGGCGCTATGGAGATTGCTGTCGATCATGTCGCGCCACTCCTCCACGGTCATGCGCAACAACGGTTTGAAAAGAAAATCGCCGACAGTGTTGATCAGAATGTCGAGGCGGCCATATTCAGCCACGACCGCAGAAATCAGCTCGCGCACCTGATGCCATTGGCGGACGTCCCCTGTCACCAGCCGGCTGCGTGTGCCCAGGGCGCGCGCTTCCGCTACGGCTTGTTCAGCCGCCGGACTGTTCCGCCGGCCGTGAATGAACACGTCCGCCCCCTGACCGGCCAGGGCTAAGGCCAGATGACGCCCCAGACCGCGCGAGCTGCCGGTCACCAGCGCCACGCGTCC from bacterium encodes:
- a CDS encoding 3-oxoacyl-ACP reductase FabG, whose amino-acid sequence is MKTKSLQGRVALVTGSSRGLGRHLALALAGQGADVFIHGRRNSPAAEQAVAEARALGTRSRLVTGDVRQWHQVRELISAVVAEYGRLDILINTVGDFLFKPLLRMTVEEWRDMIDSNLHSAFYGCKAALPTMVQQQWGRIINVGVANADRIHAYTGAAAYAIAKSGVQILTRSLAVEVAAQGVTVNMVSPGLMESSALTDEVRERQIHAVPMKRLGLATDLIGAVLYLLSDEAEYITGADITVSGGWGL